In Maridesulfovibrio sp., a single genomic region encodes these proteins:
- a CDS encoding NADase-type glycan-binding domain-containing protein, translating into MLKQILVMFAVLLLLPAASMADTYHVRASSFRPSGDESVFDGRFLVDGNCSTGWIENGYGNGTGEWLHFFFPATVIVDSVTLRNGLGTGADFSKINRLKDISVSYSGGQRQEFRLQDTQKSQRPQVKGYPTTSLGLTIHSVYANGTSDDAGFSEMDIRYHRPSRDELEAFERAQAKLVAAAAPPPRKITEKEKKVLKQKMGKLEHKKAVLEELKVFFDQFYTNFVTINEEYPRMFTEKNFLRESAMFESFRSMLELRGVLQKYHEAVVSTSGLRFSIRTLTPTEVELWVKGDYTVIYDLRSHPMHENSLFHLKKEYGEWKVENKTEY; encoded by the coding sequence ATGTTAAAACAGATTTTGGTCATGTTTGCCGTTTTGCTGCTTTTACCGGCAGCTTCCATGGCAGACACCTATCACGTTCGTGCTTCGTCATTTCGTCCTTCCGGGGATGAATCCGTGTTCGATGGACGGTTTCTGGTTGACGGAAATTGTTCCACCGGATGGATTGAAAACGGTTACGGCAATGGTACTGGCGAGTGGCTGCATTTCTTTTTCCCGGCGACCGTGATTGTGGATTCCGTTACCCTGCGTAACGGACTGGGAACCGGGGCTGATTTTTCTAAAATCAACCGGCTTAAGGATATCAGTGTTTCTTATTCCGGGGGGCAGCGGCAGGAGTTCCGCCTTCAGGATACGCAAAAGTCGCAGCGGCCGCAGGTGAAGGGATATCCTACCACAAGTCTGGGGCTTACAATTCACTCTGTTTACGCCAATGGGACCTCGGATGATGCAGGGTTCTCAGAGATGGACATCCGTTATCACCGCCCAAGTCGTGATGAACTTGAGGCTTTTGAGCGGGCACAGGCAAAGCTGGTAGCTGCGGCAGCCCCTCCCCCGCGTAAGATTACAGAAAAGGAAAAGAAGGTTCTCAAGCAGAAAATGGGCAAGCTTGAGCACAAGAAAGCCGTGCTTGAAGAACTGAAGGTCTTTTTCGATCAGTTTTACACAAATTTCGTAACCATAAACGAAGAATATCCGCGTATGTTCACGGAAAAAAATTTTCTGCGCGAAAGTGCCATGTTCGAGAGTTTTCGGTCCATGCTGGAACTGCGCGGTGTTCTGCAGAAGTACCACGAAGCAGTGGTTTCAACTTCCGGTCTGCGATTTTCCATAAGAACCCTGACTCCCACGGAAGTGGAGTTGTGGGTCAAGGGTGATTACACCGTTATTTACGACCTGCGAAGCCACCCGATGCATGAGAACTCATTGTTTCATTTGAAAAAAGAGTACGGAGAGTGGAAGGTCGAGAACAAGACTGAATACTGA
- the aspA gene encoding aspartate ammonia-lyase, translating to MNFRKEHDCIGPKEVPAEALYGAQTLRASENFHITGIPVSHYPQIIYSLANIKKAAAITNNELGKLDDEKTEAIVFACNELLDDKYHDQFIVDIIQGGAGTSTNMNANEVIANIGLGHMGFKYGEYDHLHPNIHVNMAQSTNDVYPTCLRLTLIAKMNQLIESMDYLRSAFAAKSREFSHVLKMGRTQLQDAVPMTLGQEFGSYATMIGEDLDRVREAKKLICEINMGGTAIGTGLNAPPKYAQIVTEKLRDLTGFKLELAPDLVEATQDTGAYVQLSGVLKRVAVKVSKICNDLRLLSSGPRCGLNEINLPPMAPGSSIMPGKVNPIIPEVVNQIAFTVIGGDMTVTMAAEAGQLELNVMEPAIAASLLNSLTIMRRGFRTLADRCVTGITANEDICRRYVENSIGLVTALNPYIGYEKSTEVANEALKSGRSVYEIVIEKGYMSKEELEKALSPESMVQVHPLSLEAVRK from the coding sequence ATGAACTTTCGCAAGGAACACGACTGCATCGGGCCCAAAGAGGTCCCTGCAGAAGCCCTGTACGGAGCCCAGACCTTAAGGGCCTCTGAGAACTTTCACATCACCGGCATTCCGGTTTCCCATTATCCGCAGATAATATACTCACTGGCCAACATCAAAAAAGCCGCGGCAATCACCAATAACGAACTCGGCAAGCTTGATGATGAAAAAACCGAAGCCATCGTTTTCGCCTGCAACGAACTGCTGGATGACAAATACCATGATCAGTTCATTGTTGATATAATACAAGGCGGTGCAGGCACCTCCACGAACATGAACGCCAACGAGGTAATCGCCAACATAGGGCTTGGACACATGGGATTCAAATACGGTGAATATGATCACCTGCACCCGAATATCCATGTAAACATGGCCCAGTCTACAAACGATGTCTACCCGACCTGCCTGCGGCTGACACTGATTGCCAAAATGAATCAGCTCATCGAATCCATGGATTATCTGCGGAGCGCATTCGCTGCAAAAAGCAGAGAATTTTCCCATGTCCTGAAAATGGGCCGCACCCAGCTGCAGGATGCAGTTCCCATGACTCTGGGCCAGGAATTCGGCTCATATGCAACAATGATAGGGGAAGACCTGGACCGGGTCCGTGAAGCAAAAAAACTTATCTGCGAAATAAACATGGGCGGAACCGCAATAGGTACCGGCCTCAACGCTCCTCCGAAATATGCGCAGATTGTCACCGAAAAACTGCGAGATCTTACCGGATTCAAGCTTGAACTGGCCCCGGATCTGGTTGAAGCCACTCAGGACACGGGGGCGTACGTTCAGCTCTCCGGAGTTCTCAAACGTGTCGCAGTCAAAGTGTCCAAGATATGCAACGACCTGCGCCTGCTTTCCTCCGGCCCGCGCTGCGGACTGAACGAGATAAATCTTCCGCCCATGGCTCCCGGATCTTCCATAATGCCGGGCAAGGTCAATCCTATTATCCCGGAAGTGGTCAACCAGATTGCCTTCACCGTTATCGGGGGAGACATGACTGTGACCATGGCAGCAGAAGCAGGACAGCTGGAACTCAACGTAATGGAACCTGCCATTGCGGCAAGCCTGCTGAATTCCCTGACCATAATGCGCCGGGGATTCCGCACACTGGCTGACCGCTGCGTAACCGGCATAACCGCCAACGAAGATATCTGCCGCAGATATGTTGAAAACAGCATCGGCCTTGTTACCGCACTCAATCCGTATATAGGCTACGAAAAATCAACCGAGGTTGCCAACGAGGCTCTCAAGTCCGGCAGATCGGTATACGAAATCGTGATAGAAAAAGGATACATGTCCAAGGAGGAGCTTGAAAAGGCGCTGTCACCGGAAAGCATGGTCCAGGTCCACCCTCTTAGTCTCGAAGCTGTACGCAAATAG
- a CDS encoding diguanylate cyclase domain-containing protein, translated as MLQTKSEQFFLNRWIPLKLLLALLLILGIGGGVGLTLDNMVIRDQEKTYNQQQALQTSLAAVALSERLHNIAATSKAMARYALKCFLQGQISEESIHKLFKIQQKGIESIAYIGLYSSPSAAIINSDPSTPVSIQAGRQAAKWTGKYFSALSGMPEGFLTPKPVITGDLRLGGMLVPIWSEKEFLGVLTVIIDFGQLADKYMNPLRIGKFGSGFIVDGAGMVLFDQEKEILGQNIFSLHKNFPNLIKLDSRMLNDRSGTGEYEFYTRRGGSKVRKLIAWNTVEMGELKLVVAVSAPESEATETMTSIRTARIAMVAFMGFTIFGVIFFFYYYRSKQILISQNKELKRKDDLFEAIAMNVPGIIYKSELTPPFTLDYISPKINRLTGYDQYDFIYGGRSRFNELIHPEDRHKVRTAIEAAVAEKKPFSVEYRILRNDGKHRWVYERGNRLSDEDSIVGFIVDISERREEAQALHTAQEKYRQIVDNAPLGIYQSTPEGKFISVNPQMARYYGYSSPEDMIREIYDISSQCYVSTDTRKRLSTILKEFGRTANFEAEHRCRDGSSFWAAETINAVEDDAGNVIRYDGFMVDISERKGHEETMRRLAMYDSLTGLPNRVLFDDRIKQAISHAERSGMMIAVLYADLDNFKPVNDELGHIAGDTVLREVAGRFSDCLRTSDTVSRIGGDEFIFILQDIGSKNEIDVVAQRIIDTMRSPFYLAEKVYRLGVSIGISIYPDDSEEKEVLVRLADDAMYKAKAGGKNNFSYGPEKKN; from the coding sequence TTGCTGCAGACAAAGAGCGAACAGTTTTTTCTGAACAGGTGGATTCCCCTGAAACTGCTGCTGGCATTGCTGCTCATCCTGGGAATAGGAGGGGGGGTAGGACTTACACTTGATAACATGGTAATCCGTGATCAGGAAAAGACCTACAACCAGCAGCAGGCACTGCAGACCAGTCTGGCTGCAGTCGCCTTAAGCGAGAGGCTGCATAATATAGCAGCAACATCAAAAGCAATGGCCCGATATGCCCTGAAATGCTTCCTGCAGGGTCAGATATCGGAAGAATCCATTCACAAATTGTTTAAAATCCAGCAGAAGGGCATAGAATCTATCGCGTACATAGGCCTATACTCATCTCCTTCCGCAGCAATCATAAATTCTGACCCCTCCACCCCTGTATCGATTCAGGCCGGACGGCAGGCTGCCAAGTGGACAGGAAAATATTTTTCTGCCCTTTCAGGCATGCCTGAAGGCTTCCTGACCCCTAAGCCGGTAATCACAGGAGATCTCCGTCTGGGGGGAATGCTGGTTCCCATATGGTCAGAAAAAGAATTTCTCGGCGTGCTGACCGTAATCATAGATTTCGGCCAACTGGCAGACAAGTACATGAACCCATTGCGAATAGGTAAATTCGGTTCCGGTTTTATCGTAGACGGGGCCGGAATGGTTCTTTTTGATCAGGAAAAGGAAATTCTGGGCCAGAATATTTTTTCGCTGCACAAAAATTTTCCGAATCTGATCAAACTTGACTCGCGGATGCTCAATGACCGCTCCGGTACCGGAGAATATGAGTTCTACACCAGACGCGGAGGCAGCAAGGTCCGAAAACTGATTGCCTGGAATACCGTTGAAATGGGTGAATTGAAACTCGTTGTAGCAGTTTCAGCCCCGGAATCCGAAGCAACCGAAACAATGACATCAATACGTACTGCACGCATCGCCATGGTTGCATTCATGGGATTTACGATATTCGGTGTTATTTTCTTCTTCTACTACTACCGCTCAAAACAGATTCTCATTTCCCAGAACAAGGAACTTAAACGCAAGGACGACCTGTTCGAAGCCATAGCCATGAATGTGCCGGGGATTATCTACAAATCGGAGCTAACTCCGCCATTCACCCTTGATTACATCAGCCCTAAAATCAACAGGTTGACCGGATATGACCAGTATGACTTCATCTACGGAGGCAGATCACGGTTCAATGAATTGATCCACCCCGAAGACCGCCATAAAGTACGGACCGCTATTGAAGCAGCCGTCGCCGAGAAGAAGCCTTTTTCCGTTGAATACAGAATCCTGCGTAACGACGGCAAACACCGCTGGGTGTATGAACGGGGCAACAGACTGTCCGATGAAGACAGCATCGTCGGATTCATTGTGGATATTTCCGAGCGCAGGGAAGAAGCCCAGGCCCTGCACACTGCGCAGGAAAAATACCGTCAGATAGTGGATAATGCTCCGCTGGGCATCTACCAGTCTACGCCCGAAGGAAAGTTTATAAGCGTCAATCCTCAGATGGCCCGGTACTACGGATATTCTTCTCCCGAAGATATGATCCGGGAAATATACGATATATCCAGTCAGTGCTATGTCTCAACGGACACCCGAAAACGTTTATCGACCATCTTGAAGGAATTCGGCAGGACTGCCAACTTCGAAGCCGAACACCGCTGCAGGGACGGTTCTTCTTTCTGGGCAGCTGAAACAATCAATGCAGTAGAAGACGATGCCGGAAACGTAATCCGCTATGACGGATTTATGGTGGATATATCCGAACGCAAGGGGCACGAAGAGACCATGCGCAGACTGGCAATGTATGACAGTCTGACCGGCCTCCCGAATAGAGTTCTGTTTGATGATAGAATAAAACAGGCCATTTCGCACGCGGAACGTAGCGGAATGATGATCGCGGTCCTCTACGCTGATCTGGACAACTTCAAACCGGTCAACGACGAGCTTGGGCATATTGCCGGAGATACGGTATTAAGAGAGGTGGCCGGAAGATTCAGCGACTGCCTGCGGACAAGCGACACGGTTTCCAGAATAGGCGGAGACGAATTTATCTTCATCCTGCAGGATATCGGCTCCAAAAATGAAATTGATGTCGTAGCGCAGCGCATTATTGATACAATGCGGTCCCCCTTCTATCTTGCCGAAAAGGTTTACCGGCTTGGGGTAAGCATAGGTATAAGCATTTATCCTGATGACAGCGAGGAAAAAGAGGTTCTGGTCCGCCTTGCAGACGATGCCATGTACAAGGCCAAGGCCGGCGGGAAGAACAATTTTTCATACGGGCCTGAAAAGAAAAATTGA
- the rarD gene encoding EamA family transporter RarD has product MDKNTHEGLYFAAAAFILWGLLPVYWKALEAVPALELLCNRIVWSMFFVAGLICFKNRWREVRTALSDTKGKLLLCASSCLIGCNWFVYIWAVNHGHVIDTSMGYYMTPLMNTLLGFIFMKERLNRLQAAAIVLATCGVGWAILDYGKIPSIALALAVSFGLYGLVRKVMKVESLPGLFIETAVLFPLSAGYLIWLAFNGKISYPEVGLPENLLLLCSGAATSLPLIFFAHGARRLRLVTLGMMQYIAPTLALLLGVFMYDEPFGETRFVTFAFIWLGIAIYVADGLRSNVHILKRIGHTRN; this is encoded by the coding sequence ATGGATAAGAATACCCATGAAGGCCTTTATTTCGCAGCAGCGGCTTTCATACTGTGGGGACTGCTGCCCGTATACTGGAAAGCTCTTGAAGCCGTACCGGCCCTTGAATTGCTGTGTAACAGAATCGTCTGGTCCATGTTTTTCGTAGCCGGACTCATTTGCTTCAAAAACCGCTGGAGGGAAGTCCGTACGGCCCTTTCCGACACAAAGGGAAAACTCCTTTTGTGCGCGAGCAGTTGTCTCATAGGCTGCAACTGGTTCGTATACATCTGGGCGGTCAACCACGGACACGTGATTGACACCAGCATGGGCTACTACATGACCCCGCTTATGAATACACTGCTTGGCTTTATCTTCATGAAAGAGCGGCTTAACAGGCTTCAAGCGGCTGCAATTGTGCTGGCTACCTGCGGGGTTGGCTGGGCTATACTTGATTACGGTAAAATTCCCTCCATAGCGCTTGCCCTTGCCGTATCCTTCGGACTGTACGGACTGGTTCGCAAGGTGATGAAGGTGGAATCCCTGCCGGGCCTTTTCATCGAAACAGCTGTACTCTTTCCCCTTTCCGCCGGATATCTGATCTGGCTGGCATTCAACGGAAAAATAAGCTATCCCGAAGTAGGGCTGCCAGAAAACCTGCTGCTTCTTTGCTCTGGCGCGGCCACTTCGCTGCCGCTGATCTTTTTCGCTCACGGAGCAAGACGTCTTCGACTGGTGACTCTGGGTATGATGCAGTACATCGCTCCCACACTGGCGCTACTGCTGGGAGTTTTCATGTATGATGAACCTTTCGGAGAAACCAGATTTGTAACTTTCGCCTTTATCTGGTTGGGCATCGCGATATATGTTGCAGACGGACTTCGCAGTAATGTACATATACTGAAAAGGATAGGTCATACGCGAAATTAG
- a CDS encoding EAL domain-containing protein, with product MTTIPNLSIHELLERECLVTYLQPLVSMNRKSLIGFEALSRAIDPRDGKLIPPVALFSMCEDLQDLTLLDRSCRKKAFETFAPISRENRSLLLSVNIDAAVINHETINHGITAKMVSSCGIPANNIVIEIIESKAGSDKALSSFVEKSRTNGFLIALDDVGTGHSNLDRIPRLLPDIIKIDRSLITDIHKKFHNQAVTRSLIDLAERTGSLPLAEGIETVDEALTLMSMGIDVFQGYFFGKPGPANTALDYDNKSIKLLASKFKTHMLEKLNHQKIRENSYKRLTAKLREALMDGMPNTADSILSSFITDNSNIECAYILDTHGIQISETICNPYKLMENRRLIYQPAPSGADHSLKEYYLTIKAGKNWNSTASYISLASGNNCVTVSTKLYDTPKSPILCIDIST from the coding sequence ATGACGACAATACCGAATTTATCCATCCATGAGCTGCTTGAGCGCGAATGCCTGGTTACCTATCTTCAGCCGCTTGTATCCATGAACAGAAAATCCCTGATCGGATTTGAAGCTCTCAGCAGGGCCATTGACCCTCGCGACGGCAAACTCATTCCGCCGGTTGCCCTGTTCTCAATGTGTGAAGATCTCCAGGATCTGACTCTGCTTGACCGGTCCTGCCGTAAAAAAGCATTCGAAACCTTTGCGCCGATCTCCAGAGAAAACCGGTCACTGCTGCTATCCGTAAACATTGATGCGGCTGTTATCAACCACGAGACAATAAACCATGGCATAACAGCCAAAATGGTCAGCTCCTGCGGTATTCCGGCTAACAACATCGTCATCGAGATAATCGAATCCAAGGCCGGCAGCGACAAGGCGTTATCATCTTTTGTGGAGAAATCCCGCACCAACGGTTTTCTGATAGCCCTGGACGATGTAGGTACGGGACATTCCAACCTTGACCGTATACCCAGGCTGCTCCCGGACATTATCAAGATAGACCGGTCACTCATTACCGACATCCACAAAAAATTTCACAACCAGGCAGTGACCCGTTCATTGATAGACCTGGCGGAACGTACCGGATCACTCCCCCTGGCCGAAGGAATTGAAACCGTTGATGAAGCTCTGACGCTCATGAGCATGGGCATAGATGTATTTCAGGGTTATTTCTTCGGAAAACCCGGCCCGGCAAATACAGCGCTGGACTATGACAATAAATCAATCAAGCTGCTGGCTTCCAAATTCAAGACCCATATGCTTGAAAAACTGAACCATCAGAAAATCAGGGAAAACAGCTATAAAAGGCTCACCGCCAAGTTGCGTGAGGCATTGATGGACGGTATGCCCAATACTGCGGATTCCATACTTTCGTCTTTCATTACCGACAACTCGAATATAGAGTGCGCATACATTCTGGACACGCATGGTATCCAGATTTCAGAGACAATATGCAACCCGTATAAACTGATGGAAAACAGAAGGCTGATATATCAGCCGGCCCCTTCGGGCGCGGATCACTCGCTCAAGGAGTATTACCTGACCATCAAGGCCGGAAAGAACTGGAACAGCACGGCTTCCTACATATCTCTGGCATCCGGCAACAACTGCGTTACGGTTTCCACCAAACTCTACGATACTCCCAAATCCCCCATCCTCTGCATCGACATAAGCACCTGA
- a CDS encoding P-II family nitrogen regulator — protein MKLIIAYIRPECLTQVKQALYTKGIYSMSVTNILGSGRQAGFTETYRGVVMEVNLLKKVRIELGISPEKLDEALEAIKTGAQTGKEGDGVIFVQDLGRTIRIRTGEESL, from the coding sequence ATGAAACTTATCATCGCATATATTCGCCCCGAGTGCCTTACTCAGGTAAAACAGGCTCTCTACACCAAAGGAATATACTCCATGTCTGTAACCAACATTCTCGGTTCCGGCAGACAGGCAGGATTCACTGAAACCTACCGCGGAGTTGTAATGGAAGTTAACCTGCTCAAGAAAGTCCGCATCGAACTCGGGATTTCTCCCGAAAAACTGGACGAAGCTCTTGAAGCAATCAAGACAGGTGCCCAGACAGGCAAGGAAGGTGACGGTGTCATCTTCGTACAGGACCTGGGACGCACCATCCGCATCAGAACAGGAGAAGAATCACTATAA
- a CDS encoding ammonium transporter, whose amino-acid sequence MAGRKIPALALLMLLAAPSAAFAGEEYLTQAHGNILWTLIAAILVMFMQAGFACVETGFTRAKSAGNILMKNFVDFAAGSIIFFLFGFGLMFGLDAGGFIGTSGFSLAGTGLTDPDSQWTITFWFFQSVFAATAATIVSGGIAERTKFSSYLLVTVLVTGLIYPISGHWAWGSLWLGDSGAGWLEGLGFMDFAGSTVVHSVGGWVALAGAIVLGPRIGKYAADGKAKAIPGHNIPLAALGVFILWFGWFGFNPGSTTTADGSIGLIAMTTSLSACAGTLGAMFTSWFRYGKPDISMTCNGALAGLVGITAPCATVSPAASIIIGIIAGVLVVLSIDFIDKVLKIDDPVGAVSVHGVCGAWGTIACGLFTSPELNDGVGGLFYGGGFGILTTQIIGVVACFVWAFGAGLIAFNIAKAIMGIRVTAEEEMKGLDISEHGSESYNGFQIFSNE is encoded by the coding sequence GAAGAGTACCTGACTCAGGCTCACGGCAACATTCTCTGGACACTTATAGCAGCGATCCTGGTCATGTTCATGCAGGCTGGATTTGCCTGTGTCGAAACAGGATTCACCAGAGCTAAAAGCGCCGGTAACATCCTGATGAAAAACTTTGTCGACTTTGCTGCAGGATCGATCATCTTTTTCCTGTTCGGTTTCGGCCTCATGTTCGGACTCGATGCAGGCGGATTCATCGGCACCTCCGGCTTCTCTCTTGCCGGAACCGGTCTCACCGATCCTGACTCACAGTGGACCATCACTTTCTGGTTCTTCCAGTCCGTGTTCGCAGCAACCGCAGCAACAATCGTTTCCGGCGGTATCGCTGAACGCACCAAATTCAGCAGCTATCTGCTCGTTACCGTACTCGTAACCGGCCTCATCTATCCCATATCCGGCCACTGGGCCTGGGGTTCTCTGTGGCTCGGCGATTCCGGTGCCGGCTGGCTTGAAGGCCTCGGTTTCATGGACTTCGCAGGTTCCACCGTTGTTCACTCCGTAGGTGGATGGGTAGCCCTCGCAGGTGCCATCGTACTCGGACCCCGTATCGGCAAATACGCCGCAGACGGTAAAGCCAAGGCTATTCCCGGCCACAATATTCCGCTGGCAGCTCTTGGTGTATTCATTCTCTGGTTCGGTTGGTTCGGATTCAACCCCGGTTCTACCACCACTGCAGACGGTTCCATCGGCCTGATCGCCATGACCACCAGCCTCTCCGCCTGCGCAGGTACCCTGGGCGCAATGTTCACATCCTGGTTCAGATACGGAAAGCCGGATATCTCCATGACCTGTAACGGCGCGCTTGCCGGCCTGGTAGGTATTACCGCTCCCTGTGCAACCGTTTCCCCGGCAGCATCCATCATCATCGGTATCATCGCCGGCGTGCTGGTAGTTCTTTCCATCGACTTCATTGATAAGGTCCTGAAAATCGACGACCCGGTCGGCGCAGTATCCGTTCACGGTGTATGCGGCGCATGGGGAACCATAGCCTGCGGTCTGTTCACCTCTCCCGAACTCAACGACGGCGTTGGCGGCCTCTTCTACGGCGGCGGCTTCGGAATACTGACCACTCAGATCATCGGTGTAGTAGCCTGCTTTGTATGGGCATTCGGTGCCGGCCTGATCGCCTTCAACATCGCCAAAGCCATCATGGGTATACGCGTAACCGCTGAAGAAGAAATGAAAGGCCTTGATATCTCTGAACATGGTTCCGAATCTTACAACGGTTTCCAGATCTTCTCCAACGAATAA